ATGGACAGCACGCGGGCATAACGGGAAGTTGCTTGGGTCATGCCGAAAATTATGGTCCACGCCATCGCGGACCCCGCCGGAGGACGTGCAGATGACCGCGTGCAGCGCCCTTCCTTTCACCTCGGCCGCGATCCTCGGCGCCGGGCTCATGGGCCGGCTGCTGGCGCTGGCCCTGGCGCGTGCGGGCTGCCGCGTCGAGCTCTTCGACGCCGGCGGTCCGCAGGCCGATGGCGCAGCCGCGCGCGTCGCCGCCGCCATGCTGGCCCCGCTGGCCGAATCGGCCGTGGCGCCGCCTTCGGTGGTGCGCATGGGTCACTACGCGCTGACGCGCTGGCCCGAACTGCTGGGCGAGCTGGCGCAGCCGGTGTTCTTCCAGCGCGAAGGCACCCTGGTGCTGTGGCACCGGCAGGACGCGGCCGAGGCTGCGCGGCTGGCGCGCGTACTGGCGCGAACCGTCGAGCAGGTGCCCGAATTGCCGGCGATGCGCACGCTGGATGCGGCCGGGATCGCCGCCCTGGAACCCGCGCTGGGGCGCCGCTTCGTGCAGGGCCTGCTGCTGCCGGAAGAAGGCCAGCTGGACAACCGCGAACTGCTCGCGGCCCTGCTCGCCGCGCTGGAGGCCCTGTCGAACGTCCAGCTGCATTGGCACGCGCCGCGCAGCCTGGATGATTTCCGGCCCGCCGAGGGCGAGCGCGTCATCGACTGCCGGGGCCTCGGCGCCCAGCCGCAATGGAGCGCGCTGCGCGGCGTACGCGGCGAGGTGATCCGCGTGCATGCGCCCGAGGTGGCGCTGACGCGGCCCACGCGCCTGGTGCATCCGCGCTACCCGCTCTACATCGCGCCCAAGCCGAACCGGGTGTTCGTCATCGGCGCCACCGAGATCGAGTCCGAGGACATGTCGCCGGCCAGCGTGCGCTCGACGCTGGAGCTGCTGAGCGCGGCCTATGCGGTGCACAGCGGCTTTGCCGAAGCGCGCATCCTCGAGATCGCGACCCAGTGCCGCCCGACGCTGCCCGACAACCTGCCGGCCTTTCGCCAGCCTCGCGCACGCGTGATGCAGATCAACGGCCTCTACCGCCACGGCTTCATGATTGCGCCAGCCATGCTCGACGTTGCGCTGGAACTGCTGCGCGAAGGCGGCTCGGCGCTGGCAGAACGCTTCGCGCTGGCACCCGGCCTGGAGCCCATCGCACCATGAACATCCTGATCAACGACAGTCCCAAGACCTTGCCCGAGGGCGCCACGCTGGCCGACGCCATCGCCCTGATCGAGGCGAAGCCGCCTTTTGCCGCCGCGGTGAATCGCGAGTTCGTGCCGCGCTCGAACTACGCATCGCACGCCCTGAATCCCGACGACCGCATCGAAGTGATCCGCCCCGTGACGGGCGGCTGAACCGGAGACACCCCCGCCATGAACACGAACGCCGACGATCCCCTGGTGCTCTACGGCCAGGCCTTCCAGAGCCGCATGCTGCTCGGCACCGCGCGCTACCCCTCGCCCGACGTGCTCGAAGCCGCGGTACGGCGAGCCCGGCCGGCGATGCTGACCGCCTCGCTGCGCCGCCAGACCGCAACACCCGGCAACGGCACCGATGGCAACGGCTTCTGGGAGCTGCTCCGGCGCCTGGACGTCCCGGTGCTGCCCAACACCGCCGGCTGCCACAGCGTGGAGGAGGCCATCGCCACCGCACAGATGGCGCGCGAGCTGTTCGAGACGCCCTGGATCAAGCTCGAGCTGATCGGCGACGACTACACGCTGCAGCCCGACACCCTCAACCTGGTCGACGCCGCCTCGCAGCTGGTGCGCGACGGCTTCCATGTGCTGCCCTACTGCACCGAGGACCTGGTGCTGTGCCAGCGCCTGGTGGATGTGGGCTGCCAGGCCGTGATGCCCTGGGCCGCGCCCATCGGCACCGGCCGCGGGCCGGTCAATCCCTATGCGTTGCAGGTGCTGCGCGAGCGCCTCGCGGTGCCGCTGCTGGTCGATGCCGGCCTGGGCCTGCCATCGCATGCCTGTCAGGTGATGGAGTGGGGCTACGACGGCGTGCTGCTCAACACCGCCGTCGCCCTGGCGCAAGACCCGGTCGCGATGGCCGGCGCCTTTGCCGACGCGGTGCAGGCGGGCCGCAGCGCGCGCCGGGCCGGGGCCATGGCCGCGCAGGATTCGGCACAACCCAGCACGCCGGTGCTGGGCACGCCCTTCTGGCATCACGCCAACTCTCAATGACTGCGATGAATGCCATGAACGACCAGAACGACCAGAACGACATCTCCCGCGCCATCGTCGCGGCGCATGGGGCTCGCTTCGGCGAGACGGGCGATCGCCCGGGCTCCTTCTCTTCCGACGACGCTGTGTACCGTGGTGCCAAGACCGCCTGCGCGGCATTGGGCTTCATCGAGGTCGATGCCGAATGCCTGGCCGGCGCCTGGCAGGCGCAGACCCGGCGCACCGGCGCTTTCGATGCCGGCGCCTGGCCCGAGCATCCGGCCGATTTCGGCATGCGGCCCTTTCCACCGTCGGCGCGCGAGGATGCCTTTCCGCCCTGCCCCGAGCGGCTCGGCCTCTACGCCGTGCTGCCCGATGCCGCCTGGGTCGGCCGCATGGCACGCGCGGGCGTACCGACCGTGCAATTGCGCTTCAAGTCCGTCGATGCGGAAGCGGTCAAGCGCGAAGTGCGCGCGGCCGTGGAGGCGGTGCGCGGCACCGGCGCCCTGCTCTTCATCAACGACCGCTGGCAGGCTGCCATCGAGGCCCGGGCCTACGGATTGCACCTGGGCCAGGAAGACCTGGATGCGCTGGGCCCGCAGGAACTGCAGGCGATCCGCGCCTCCGGCATCCGCCTGGGCGTCAGCACGCACGGCTACGCGGAGATGGTGCGCGCCGACGCCGTGAGCCCGAGCTACGTTGCCATGGGCGCGGTGTACCCGACCACGCTGAAGCAGATGGCCACCGCGCCGCAGGGCGTGGCGCGACTCGCGGCCTACGCGCGCCTGATGCGCGGCTATCCGCAGGTGGGCATCGGCGGAGTCGATGCGCAGCGCCTGCCGGAGGTGCTGGCGACGGGGGTGGGCTCGGTGGCGGTTGTGCGGGCGCTCGTGGCCGAGGCAGATCCCGAGGCTGCAGCGGCCAGCCTGATGAAGGCCATGGCCGGGTGAGATTTTTTCGCGCCCGCGCGCAAGGCGATGCAGCGCGGCCGGGAGCGCCCAAAAGTCACGCTATAATTTGAGGCTTGTTCCTCGATAGCTCAGTCGGTAGAGCGCCGGACTGTTAATCCGTAGGTCCCTGGTTCGAGCCCAGGTCGAGGAGCCACCAAAACAAGGGGGCCGCCAGTGTGCGGCCCCTAACTATTTGGGCCGGATATTGGACCCCGCGGCAAGCACAAGGTGCCGAAGGCTGCGCCCCTGCTTCCCTGGAGTGCTAGTTGATGGCCACGCCGCTTAGAACTGCGTCCGGCCGGTGCCGGTCCGGTCATGAACCCAGCGCATCGCCTGCTGCTCTGCGTGCCGAATTGCCTCCGCCTCGGTGCCATAAACGATCTCTTCCGTGTCGTTCGGCAGTTGCGTCTCTTCCTCATCCGCAGGGGTGCGTACAAGCACGACGATGGGCTCATAGCCGCCCCGCGTGGGCTCTGCGCGCAGCTCAAAGCGGAAGCCGCGGTACTCGAGTGAGTGGCCGTCGGAAATGGGGGTGCTGGGGTCTTGCATGCCTGTGTCCTCTGGAGTTCCCAAGATCGTGCGCCACGGCCGAGGCGACGGGGTGCAGGTACGCGGAGGCACCACTTGAAGGACGACGCGCCGTAGGAGCTCGCGCATGACGACGTCGAACGTCAGCACCCTGGCCAGCGCCACGGCGTGCGCCATGGCGGCTGTGCGCTTGCAGCACTGCCCGCCCCCTGACCTCCGGCCCGCCGCGGCCGTGCGCGGCGTCATGCCGTGCACCAGGTGCCAGGGCCGGCTCACCTTCACCGACGGCCGCACGACTGGCCGCTGCTCGAGCTCGGGGTGCATCCGCTGGAGCGGCAACACCGCGCGCAACGCCGCGCCGAAGGAACGCTCGTGAGCAACGGCAAGACTGCGGCCACCAGGAGCGCGGTAAATCATGAGGCATTCAAGCAAAGGGTCGAGGGCGCAACCCGATGGAAGCTCATTCCTCCATGCGGTTTGCTGTCCGATTCGACGTAGGGCCTGTTAATCCGTAGGTCCCTGGTTCGAGCCCAGGTCGAGGAGCCATCTACAAGCCGCACAGGCAAAGAAGGCCTCGCTATCGACCGGTAGCGAGGCCTTCTTCTTTGGGTTCCAATATCTTGACAGCGCCTGGACCGGCTGCGCGCTCCGCGGGCGCAATCAGACTGCCTTGCTCCCTATTCGATTCCATCATGTCCGGGCAATCACGAGCCCGTCGTGCACGTGGCCTCGCCACAGCGAGAACTGAACCGGGGCTTTTAAGCCTGGGGAGGATCGCAATTCGAGCGCTTGGCGCAGCAACAAACTCCCTCCGCCAGAGGGCGACGCGCGCCGACAAGGCCCGCAGGTCCTCTTCATGTGGGAAATAAAACACATTCTGACGAGAGCGGCTCACCCGCACTCAATAACGCTTTCCAATTAGAAATAATTAAATCCGGTTAAGCATTTTTTACCATCAAAACCACCAAAGTTCGCACAAGCGCCCGCGCGTCCCGCACCAGTTTGGCATGACAAATGTCAAACATTCTTAAATCTCCAGTCGGCATCGCCACCGCAGCAAGAATTCTCATAGCATCGGCCCTATACAAGTGTTTCTTTGGTAATAACTAATAACATTGTCGTACAACTCTAGGCCATGAACAGAATCTACCTGACTGTTTGGAATGAATCGATTGGCGCTTGGATCGCTGCGTCCGAGAGCACTCGCGTCCGCGGCAAGCGGGGCGCAAGCCGCCCTGCAGCCGGCACCACCGGTGAGTTACGCGCACGCCATTCGTCGCATGGCTTGCGCGCGGCGCTCACGACCGCGCTGCTGGCGGTGGGCGGTCTCAGCTGTGCCCCGTGGGCGCAGGCACAGGCGGTGAACTGCGGTGTCTCGCCTTGGAACGCGTACAACGGCACGGCCTCATGCATGGGCCTTGGAGCCACGGCGACGGGAGACGGGGCAACGGCCCTGGGCGCCAGCGCGACCGCCAGTTTCGCCAACGCCGTGGCGATTGGGCACTCAGCGATCTCATCGGGAAATTACACGATTGCCATTGGCCTGAATGCGTCAGCATCAGGGGTTGGCGGTGCGATGGCGTTGGGCTCCGGCGCGGTTGCAAACAATATCAATTCGGTCGCGCTCGGCGTCAACGCGCAGGCCACCGCAGCTGGCGCTAGCGCGTTGGGTACCGCCGCCTGGGCGTTGGGCGGGAACTCCACCGCGGTCGGTGTAAACGCTTTGACAACTGGAAATTTCGCGTTTGCCGGAGGCTATTTGTCCGAGGCGACCGGGCTGCGCACCGTCGCGGTAGGAAACCAGGCAACGGCAACCGACGACGCAGCTACCGCCGTCGGGAACGGCGCTCGGGCGCAAGGAAACAGCTCGCTCGCGCTCGGAGCACAAGCGGTCGCCACCGGGACCAGCACAGTTTCGGTCGGCCAGGGTGCCGGTGCAGGCTCGACGATAGCCAATACCGGTTCGGTTGCAGTAGGTATTGCGGCCGGAGCGCTGGTCAGCGGCGCGCAGAACACGGCCATGGGGGGAGGCATTGCAAGCGTGATGCGGGGCGCGGGTTCGGGCGTCACCGGAACGCGCAACCTCGCCTTTGGTACAGGCGACGGCACGGTCGCCTACGACGCCACCCTGGACGCAGCGGCAGGCAGCCTGGTCAGCGGTAACGACAACATCGCCATCGGCACCAACGCGGGCATCGGCGTCGCGAGCAACGCGACGACGTCGATCGGCCTGAACGCGAATGCGAGCGTGGGCAACGCAGTCGCCATCGGTACCCAGGCAAGCGCATCCGCACTGGATGCGATCGCGCAAGGCAGCAGTGCCAACGCAGCCGGCCGGAACGCCATTGCCATCGGTTTCCAGTCGATCGCATCCCAGTTAAATTCCATCAACCTTGGCGCGCGCACGCTTGTGGGAGCGGGCGCCACTGCGGCGGGCGCTATCGCCATCGGCACGGATGTGACGGCATCGCAGGAAAACGCCGCCGCACTTGGCGTTGCGACCAGGGCGACCGGCATCAATGCACTTGCATTGGGAATCCAGGCCAATGCGGCTGCCGACAATGCCGTCGCAATGGGCGCTAACGCCGTTGCCGACGCGGCCGAGGCGGTAGCCATTGGCACGAATGCCACCGCCACCGGTGGCCGCGCGGTTTCCATCGGCTCGGGCAACGTCGCCAGCGGCAACGGCGCAGTCGCGATCGGCGACCCGAACACCGCCACCGGCGACGGCGCGATTGCAAGCGGCCTGGACAACACCGCCACCGGCAACGGTTCCGTGGCGATGGGCAACACCAACATGGTGGGCGGTGGCGGCCAGGGGGTGAGCGTGGCCGGCACGGCAGCACAGGGTGCGGTCGGCATCGGCTACCAGAATACGGTGGTCGGCCAAGGCAGCGTTGCGATCGGCAGCACCAGCAGCGCGCTGGCCGCGGGCGCGGTTGCGTTCGGCGACACGGCAGTGGCGAAGAACGCGCGCGACGTGGCGCTGGGCTCGGGTTCGGTGACAGACACGGCCGTACCGACGACCGGTGTCGTGATCGGCGGAAATCCGTATACCTTCTTCGGCGTCAACCCGACGAGCACGGTCAGCGTTGGCGCCCCGGGGGCCGAACGCACGATCACCAACGTGGCGGCCGGCAGGATTTCCGGCACCTCGACCGATGCCATCAACGGCTCGCAACTGTTCGCCACGAATCAGCAGGTGACGGCGAACACCACGGCGATCACCACTCTCGGCAACACGATCGGTGACATCAACACCGGCGCGGGCATCAAGTACTTCCACGCCAGCTCCACGCTTCCCGACTCGCAGGCCTTGGGCACGAATTCGGTCGCCATCGGCCCGAACGCCGTCGCCAACAATGCAGGCGACATCGCCCTGGGCTTCGGCTCCACGACGGCGGCGGCGGTCGGCACGGCCAGTACCGTGATCGGCACCACCACCTACAACTTCGCCGGCACCACGCCCACGAGCACGGTCAGCGTCGCAGCGCCGGGGGCGGAGCGCACCGTCACGAACGTGGCCGCGGGCCGGCTCGACGCCGGCTCGACCGATGCAATCAACGGTTCTCAGCTGTTCGCCACGAACCAGCAGGTGACGGCGAACACCACGGGGATTACCAATCTCAACAACACGATCGGTGCCATCAGCGGTGGCGGAGGCATCAAGTACTTCCACGCCAATTCGACACTGCCCGACTCGCAGGCGCTGGGGACGGATTCGATCGCGGTCGGCCCGAATGCGGTCGCCAACGGCGTCGGCAGCATTGCGCAGGGCCTGGGCGCCAGTGCAACCGTCGAGGGTTCGGTTGCACTCGGTTCAGGCTCGGTCTCCGACCGGGTCGTTGCGGGGAGCACCGGCGACATTCCCGCGGGGAGCACGCTGATCCCGTACAACACGACCGACCGGACGCTGCTGGGCGCCGTCTCCATCGGGAGTGCGACGAGCTTCCGACAGATCACCAACGTGGCCGACGGCACCCAGGCGCAGGATGCAGTGACGCTGCGCCAGCTCAGCGGTGCGCTGCAATCCTTCGCCGTCACGCCGATCCAGTACTTCCACGCCAATTCGACCGCGATGGACTCGCTGGCCATCGGCGCCGAATCGGTGGCGGTCGGTCCTCGCACGGTGGTCAACGGCGACAGCGGGGTGGGCATCGGCAACGGCGCGGTGGTGCAGCAGACCGCGCCGGGCGGCGTCGCCATCGGCCAGGGAGCGACCTCGCACCGGGCGGACTCCCTCGCGCTCGGCACGCAGTCTTCTGCGGCAGCGGTACAAGGCGTGGCAATCGGCGCGGGCACCAGCGTGACCCAGGCCGGCGGCGTGGCATTGGGTGCAGGCTCGGTCGCCGCCACGGCGGCCGGTGCGGCCGGCTACGTGCCCACGGGTGCCTCGACCTCGCAGATCGCGGCCGTCCAAGCCACCACCAGCACGCTGTCGGCGGTGTCGGTGGGAGACGCGTCCAATGGCCAGTTCCGCCAGATCAACGGAGTGGCAGCGGGTTCGCTGGACAGCGACGCGGTCAACGTATCGCAATTGAAGGCCGTGCAGAACACGGTGGCCAGCATCGACCAGTCCGCAGTGAAGTACGAGACCAACGCAGACGGTTCGACCAACTACAACAGCGTGAGCTTAGGCGGCACGAGCACGAACGCCCCGGTGAGTCTCCACAAC
Above is a window of Variovorax sp. RA8 DNA encoding:
- a CDS encoding FAD-dependent oxidoreductase, giving the protein MTACSALPFTSAAILGAGLMGRLLALALARAGCRVELFDAGGPQADGAAARVAAAMLAPLAESAVAPPSVVRMGHYALTRWPELLGELAQPVFFQREGTLVLWHRQDAAEAARLARVLARTVEQVPELPAMRTLDAAGIAALEPALGRRFVQGLLLPEEGQLDNRELLAALLAALEALSNVQLHWHAPRSLDDFRPAEGERVIDCRGLGAQPQWSALRGVRGEVIRVHAPEVALTRPTRLVHPRYPLYIAPKPNRVFVIGATEIESEDMSPASVRSTLELLSAAYAVHSGFAEARILEIATQCRPTLPDNLPAFRQPRARVMQINGLYRHGFMIAPAMLDVALELLREGGSALAERFALAPGLEPIAP
- the thiS gene encoding sulfur carrier protein ThiS — its product is MNILINDSPKTLPEGATLADAIALIEAKPPFAAAVNREFVPRSNYASHALNPDDRIEVIRPVTGG
- a CDS encoding thiazole synthase, with amino-acid sequence MNTNADDPLVLYGQAFQSRMLLGTARYPSPDVLEAAVRRARPAMLTASLRRQTATPGNGTDGNGFWELLRRLDVPVLPNTAGCHSVEEAIATAQMARELFETPWIKLELIGDDYTLQPDTLNLVDAASQLVRDGFHVLPYCTEDLVLCQRLVDVGCQAVMPWAAPIGTGRGPVNPYALQVLRERLAVPLLVDAGLGLPSHACQVMEWGYDGVLLNTAVALAQDPVAMAGAFADAVQAGRSARRAGAMAAQDSAQPSTPVLGTPFWHHANSQ
- a CDS encoding thiamine phosphate synthase, which codes for MNDQNDQNDISRAIVAAHGARFGETGDRPGSFSSDDAVYRGAKTACAALGFIEVDAECLAGAWQAQTRRTGAFDAGAWPEHPADFGMRPFPPSAREDAFPPCPERLGLYAVLPDAAWVGRMARAGVPTVQLRFKSVDAEAVKREVRAAVEAVRGTGALLFINDRWQAAIEARAYGLHLGQEDLDALGPQELQAIRASGIRLGVSTHGYAEMVRADAVSPSYVAMGAVYPTTLKQMATAPQGVARLAAYARLMRGYPQVGIGGVDAQRLPEVLATGVGSVAVVRALVAEADPEAAAASLMKAMAG
- a CDS encoding YadA-like family protein; translated protein: MNRIYLTVWNESIGAWIAASESTRVRGKRGASRPAAGTTGELRARHSSHGLRAALTTALLAVGGLSCAPWAQAQAVNCGVSPWNAYNGTASCMGLGATATGDGATALGASATASFANAVAIGHSAISSGNYTIAIGLNASASGVGGAMALGSGAVANNINSVALGVNAQATAAGASALGTAAWALGGNSTAVGVNALTTGNFAFAGGYLSEATGLRTVAVGNQATATDDAATAVGNGARAQGNSSLALGAQAVATGTSTVSVGQGAGAGSTIANTGSVAVGIAAGALVSGAQNTAMGGGIASVMRGAGSGVTGTRNLAFGTGDGTVAYDATLDAAAGSLVSGNDNIAIGTNAGIGVASNATTSIGLNANASVGNAVAIGTQASASALDAIAQGSSANAAGRNAIAIGFQSIASQLNSINLGARTLVGAGATAAGAIAIGTDVTASQENAAALGVATRATGINALALGIQANAAADNAVAMGANAVADAAEAVAIGTNATATGGRAVSIGSGNVASGNGAVAIGDPNTATGDGAIASGLDNTATGNGSVAMGNTNMVGGGGQGVSVAGTAAQGAVGIGYQNTVVGQGSVAIGSTSSALAAGAVAFGDTAVAKNARDVALGSGSVTDTAVPTTGVVIGGNPYTFFGVNPTSTVSVGAPGAERTITNVAAGRISGTSTDAINGSQLFATNQQVTANTTAITTLGNTIGDINTGAGIKYFHASSTLPDSQALGTNSVAIGPNAVANNAGDIALGFGSTTAAAVGTASTVIGTTTYNFAGTTPTSTVSVAAPGAERTVTNVAAGRLDAGSTDAINGSQLFATNQQVTANTTGITNLNNTIGAISGGGGIKYFHANSTLPDSQALGTDSIAVGPNAVANGVGSIAQGLGASATVEGSVALGSGSVSDRVVAGSTGDIPAGSTLIPYNTTDRTLLGAVSIGSATSFRQITNVADGTQAQDAVTLRQLSGALQSFAVTPIQYFHANSTAMDSLAIGAESVAVGPRTVVNGDSGVGIGNGAVVQQTAPGGVAIGQGATSHRADSLALGTQSSAAAVQGVAIGAGTSVTQAGGVALGAGSVAATAAGAAGYVPTGASTSQIAAVQATTSTLSAVSVGDASNGQFRQINGVAAGSLDSDAVNVSQLKAVQNTVASIDQSAVKYETNADGSTNYNSVSLGGTSTNAPVSLHNVADGVAGNDAVNVNQLNAGIAAANQYTDARLGQVQTNVERVSKEANAAAAGAMAMANLPQAAIPGKSMVSAGIAGFDGQAALALGVSKLADNGRWVVKFSGTANSRGKVGVAAGMGFHW